One Aegilops tauschii subsp. strangulata cultivar AL8/78 chromosome 7, Aet v6.0, whole genome shotgun sequence genomic window carries:
- the LOC109765206 gene encoding uncharacterized protein isoform X1, whose protein sequence is MQKTAQSWFTGGTASPSTAAESQPSLLADWNSYAATRSDVSSSSPLPFDIEAAVRSANDTVSGTFNVMSKGVRELPGSFQGATSSFPSGKALMYFGLFLATGIFFVFIAFTLFLPVMVLMPQKFAICFTLGCALIIASLFALKGPANQLAHMTSKERLPFTVGFTGCMVGTIYVSMVLHSYFLSVIFSILQVLALAYYTISYFPGGSSGLKFLSSSLLSPVSRIFSS, encoded by the exons ATGCAGAAGACGGCGCAGTCCTGGTTCACCGGCGGCACCGCCTCCCCCAGCACCGCCGCGGAGTCGCAGCCCTCCCTGCTCGCCGACTGGAACTCCTACGCCGCCACCCGCTCGGACGtgtcctcctcctcccccctcccgTTCGACATCGAGGCCGCCGTCCGCTCCGCCAACGACACCGTCTCCGGCACCTTCAATGT GATGTCCAAGGGCGTGCGGGAGCTGCCGGGGAGCTTCCAGGGCGCCACCAGCAGCTTTCCCTCGGGGAAGGCACTCATGTACTTCGGGCTCTTCCTCGCCACCGGCATCTTCTTCGTCTTCATCGCCTTCACGCTCTTCCTCCCCGTCATGGTGCTCATGCCGCAGAAGTTCGCTATCTGCTTCACGCTTGGCTGTGCTCTCATCATCGCGTCGCTCTTCGCGCTCAAAGGTCCCGCCAACCAGCTCGCCCATATGACGTCAAAAGAG AGGCTACCGTTTACAGTGGGGTTCACTGGATGCATGGTTGGCACGATATATGTCTCTATGGTGCTTCACAGCTATTTTCTGTCGGTGATATTCTCGATCCTCCAG GTCCTTGCTCTTGCTTACTACACCATATCCTACTTCCCTGGAGGCTCTAGTGGATTGAAGTTTCTCTCATCAAGTCTCCTGTCCCCAGTATCAAGAATTTTTAGCTCGTAA
- the LOC109765206 gene encoding uncharacterized protein isoform X2, whose protein sequence is MQKTAQSWFTGGTASPSTAAESQPSLLADWNSYAATRSDVSSSSPLPFDIEAAVRSANDTVSGTFNVMSKGVRELPGSFQGATSSFPSGKALMYFGLFLATGIFFVFIAFTLFLPVMVLMPQKFAICFTLGCALIIASLFALKGPANQLAHMTSKEVLALAYYTISYFPGGSSGLKFLSSSLLSPVSRIFSS, encoded by the exons ATGCAGAAGACGGCGCAGTCCTGGTTCACCGGCGGCACCGCCTCCCCCAGCACCGCCGCGGAGTCGCAGCCCTCCCTGCTCGCCGACTGGAACTCCTACGCCGCCACCCGCTCGGACGtgtcctcctcctcccccctcccgTTCGACATCGAGGCCGCCGTCCGCTCCGCCAACGACACCGTCTCCGGCACCTTCAATGT GATGTCCAAGGGCGTGCGGGAGCTGCCGGGGAGCTTCCAGGGCGCCACCAGCAGCTTTCCCTCGGGGAAGGCACTCATGTACTTCGGGCTCTTCCTCGCCACCGGCATCTTCTTCGTCTTCATCGCCTTCACGCTCTTCCTCCCCGTCATGGTGCTCATGCCGCAGAAGTTCGCTATCTGCTTCACGCTTGGCTGTGCTCTCATCATCGCGTCGCTCTTCGCGCTCAAAGGTCCCGCCAACCAGCTCGCCCATATGACGTCAAAAGAG GTCCTTGCTCTTGCTTACTACACCATATCCTACTTCCCTGGAGGCTCTAGTGGATTGAAGTTTCTCTCATCAAGTCTCCTGTCCCCAGTATCAAGAATTTTTAGCTCGTAA
- the LOC109765207 gene encoding uncharacterized membrane protein At3g27390 → MNVPVGFIAKLWSLVSFLPFFVLLLLLGSAKALLIGPVVAAIVFLGDSAVIIGLWPAHFVWTYCCVLATKRIGPVLKILAVVFLPLPLLLLPVLGIVGSLLVGIGYGVFTPLMATFEAVGEGVADKLSHCFLDGTASTIRGACMVVRDVTDFCFHSYFSFMDELSEKMGDDEEPTDIKLSYLPRSFLVALVAVPLDVLMITGVALWKSPCMLLKGWQRLCEDLVGREGPFLETVCVPFAGLAIILWPLAVIAGVIASFLSSFFFGLHAGLIAYQEASFQMGLSYMISAVALYDEYTNDLLYLREGSCLPRPKYRKAGSAKYETGRNKDEHNVTAASAEKQHQGQRKHRRVLHRSKTFMETIQRLRPIQIWDWLFRSCEINGRILLSEGLISSEDIEEFITKGKGKKLSIKLPAWCILHCLIRSAKHDTHGLLISDDVEVTNFNWPKDKVFDWMLGPLLVLKEQMKKLELTEDEELCLQKLIMTNANEKPSDWDDCGFPSSDGVKRAQLQAIIRRLQGIVANMSRIPSFRRRFMSLARALYLEAIDAGTIDGSRKVERKVKADIASEELQSRDVGDTKGSSNGTSVDVDMV, encoded by the exons ATGAACGTCCCGGTGGGCTTCATCGCCAAGCTCTGGAGCCTCGTGTCATTCTTGCccttcttcgtcctcctcctgctgctcggCTCCGCCAAAG CTCTTTTGATCGGCCCGGTCGTCGCGGCCATCGTTTTCCTCGGCGATTCAGCCGTCATCATCGGCCTGTGGCCTGCGCATTTCGTCTGGACGTACTGCTGCGTGCTAGC CACGAAGCGAATTGGGCCGGTTCTGAAGATCCTTGCCGTGGTATTCCTGCCACTGCCGTTGCTCCTGTTGCCGGTGCTTGGCATTGTAGGGAGCCTTCTGGTTGGTATCGGTTATGGAGTGTTCACTCCCCTCATGGCGACTTTTGAGGCTGTTGGCGAGGGTGTCGCGGACAAGCTCTCTCATTGCTTTTTG GATGGTACTGCTAGCACAATAAGGGGAGCTTGTATGGTGGTGCGTGATGTTACCGACTTCTGCTTCCACTCATACTTCTCCTTCATGGACGAGCTTTCCGAGAAAATGGGGGATGACGAAGAACCTACTGACATCAA GTTGTCTTATCTACCGCGGAGCTTCCTTGTTGCGCTGGTTGCCGTTCCTCTGGATGTATTGATGATTACTGGGGTGGCATTGTGGAAAAGCCCCTGCATGTTGTTGAAAGGATGGCAAAGACTCTGCGAGGATCTAGTAGGGAGGGAAGGGCCTTTTCTAGAGACTGTTTGTGTCCCTTTCGCTGGTTTGGCCATTATATTGTGGCCGCTTGCCGTCATTGCAGGAGTGATTGCATCATTTCTTAGCAGCTTCTTCTTTGGCCTCCATGCTGGATTAATTGCTTATCAG GAGGCTTCATTTCAAATGGGGCTATCATACATGATCTCTGCAGTAGCATTGTATGATGAATACACAAATGATCTTCTTTATTTGAGAGAAGGTTCTTGTTTGCCAAG GCCCAAGTACCGGAAAGCGGGTTCTGCGAAGTATGAGACCGGCCGCAACAAAGATGAGCACAACGTTACAGCTGCATCTGCAGAGAAGCAACATCAAGGCCAGCGTAAGCATAGGAGGGTTCTACACCGGTCAAAGACATTCATGGAAACTATCCAAAGACTAAGACCCATTCAA ATATGGGATTGGCTCTTCCGATCTTGCGAGATAAATGGGAGGATATTACTGAGCGAGGGACTGATAAGCTCTGAAGATATAGAGGAATTTATAACCAAAGGAAAGGGAAAGAAGCTGAGCATAAAACTACCTGCCTGGTGCATTCTTCACTGTCTGATACGATCCGCGAAACACGACACGCACGGTTTGCTCATAT CTGATGACGTTGAGGTGACCAACTTCAATTGGCCAAAGGACAAGGTGTTCGACTGGATGCTCGGACCACTGCTGGTTCTGAAGGAGCAGATGAAGAAACTGGAGCTCACCGAAGACGAGGAGCTGTGCTTGCAGAAGCTCATCATGACGAACGCGAACGAAAAACCGTCGGATTGGGACGACTGCGGTTTCCCGTCAAGCGACGGCGTGAAGAGAGCTCAGCTACAGGCGATCATCAGAAG GTTGCAAGGGATCGTGGCCAATATGTCCCGGATACCGAGCTTCAGGAGACGGTTCATGAGCCTGGCCAGGGCACTGTACCTGGAGGCGATCGACGCGGGCACCATCGACGGGTCGCGGAAGGTGGAGCGCAAGGTCAAGGCTGACATCGCCTCCGAGGAACTTCAGAGCAGAGATGTCGGAGATACGAAGGGTTCATCGAATGGGACGTCTGTGGACGTTGACATGGTCTGA
- the LOC109765208 gene encoding uncharacterized protein isoform X2, with the protein MLPRSPASLHLRSLRWPRGFSSSSAPAAVAKEGADGKIVASVVFERLPVVIPKIHPVVYAFQEFSFRWRQQYRRQYPDDVLGKADARGKGDYQIDYVPAPRITEADKANDRKSLQRALDNKLYLLLYGKTFGAPDGKPVWHFPEKVYENEDSLRLCAESALKSVLGGLDNTYFVGNAPMAHMVTEQKEDSTVSPFKRFFFKSQVIGTTHLDIRRCEDHAWVTKAELLEYFPEHKDLLNKMIIHVR; encoded by the exons ATGCTGCCGCGATCGCCGGCAAGCCTCCACCTCCGGTCGCTCCGGTGGCCGCGGGGCTTCAGCTCGTCCTCAGCCCCGGCCGCGGTCGCGAAGGAAGGGGCTGACGGGAAGATCGTGGCCTCGGTGGTGTTCGAGCGCCTCCCCGTCGTCATCCCCAAGATCCACCCCGTCGTCTACGCCTTCCAAGAATTCTC GTTCCGATGGAGGCAGCAGTACAGGCGGCAGTACCCTGACGATGTCCTAGGCAAGGCGGACGCGAG GGGCAAGGGTGATTATCAGATAGACTATGTGCCTGCTCCAAGAATCACAGAAGCTGACAAAGCAAATGACAGGAA GTCACTACAACGAGCTCTGGATAATAAGCTCTATCTTCTCCTGTATGGCAAAACTTTTGGGGCTCCTGATGGCAAGCCTGTTTGGCATTTTCCAGAAAAAGTTTATGAAAATGAAGACTCTTTGCGTTTG TGTGCCGAGTCAGCCCTAAAATCTGTTCTCGGCGGGCTTGACAATACATATTTTGTTGGCAACGCTCCAATGGCTCACATGGTAACTGAACAAAAAGAGGATTCCACTGTTTCACCATTCAAG CGGTTCTTCTTCAAGTCGCAAGTGATCGGCACCACGCATTTGGACATCAGGAGGTGCGAGGACCACGCGTGGGTGACCAAAGCTGAGTTGCTGGAATATTTTCCGGAGCACAAGGATCTCTTGAACAAGATGATCATTCACGTAAGATAG
- the LOC109765208 gene encoding large ribosomal subunit protein mL46 isoform X1 codes for MLPRSPASLHLRSLRWPRGFSSSSAPAAVAKEGADGKIVASVVFERLPVVIPKIHPVVYAFQEFSFRWRQQYRRQYPDDVLGKADARGKGDYQIDYVPAPRITEADKANDRKSLQRALDNKLYLLLYGKTFGAPDGKPVWHFPEKVYENEDSLRLCAESALKSVLGGLDNTYFVGNAPMAHMVTEQKEDSTVSPFKQRFFFKSQVIGTTHLDIRRCEDHAWVTKAELLEYFPEHKDLLNKMIIHVR; via the exons ATGCTGCCGCGATCGCCGGCAAGCCTCCACCTCCGGTCGCTCCGGTGGCCGCGGGGCTTCAGCTCGTCCTCAGCCCCGGCCGCGGTCGCGAAGGAAGGGGCTGACGGGAAGATCGTGGCCTCGGTGGTGTTCGAGCGCCTCCCCGTCGTCATCCCCAAGATCCACCCCGTCGTCTACGCCTTCCAAGAATTCTC GTTCCGATGGAGGCAGCAGTACAGGCGGCAGTACCCTGACGATGTCCTAGGCAAGGCGGACGCGAG GGGCAAGGGTGATTATCAGATAGACTATGTGCCTGCTCCAAGAATCACAGAAGCTGACAAAGCAAATGACAGGAA GTCACTACAACGAGCTCTGGATAATAAGCTCTATCTTCTCCTGTATGGCAAAACTTTTGGGGCTCCTGATGGCAAGCCTGTTTGGCATTTTCCAGAAAAAGTTTATGAAAATGAAGACTCTTTGCGTTTG TGTGCCGAGTCAGCCCTAAAATCTGTTCTCGGCGGGCTTGACAATACATATTTTGTTGGCAACGCTCCAATGGCTCACATGGTAACTGAACAAAAAGAGGATTCCACTGTTTCACCATTCAAG CAGCGGTTCTTCTTCAAGTCGCAAGTGATCGGCACCACGCATTTGGACATCAGGAGGTGCGAGGACCACGCGTGGGTGACCAAAGCTGAGTTGCTGGAATATTTTCCGGAGCACAAGGATCTCTTGAACAAGATGATCATTCACGTAAGATAG